The genomic region CGCTCGGCGCGCTCGCCGAGTTCCTGCTCGGTCGGCTCCAGCCGCAGCAGGCGGAGGAGGCCGCCCCGGCGCTGGGGGAGATCCACCGCCTCGAGCAACTCCTCGGTACGCTCGCGGACACCGACGACCGGGACGAGATCACCGGCCGGCTGGAGACGCTGCTGTGGAACTGGCGGCGTTCGGCCTACGGCGACGACCCGGCCTCGGTGCCGCTCGGTTCCGCGTCCCCCGACGCGGTGTCGCTCGACACGGTGTCCGTCGACTCGGTGTCGGACGAGGACATCTTCGGCCTCATCGACAAGGAGCTCGGCGACGACTGACCCGCGCCGGCCGCGCGGGGAGTTGACCGCACCGGCCGGCCGAAGCGAAGCGAAGACCCCGGGTGCGGCGACGCCATGGCATCGTCACCGCACCCGGGGTCTTCGTGCTCCGCCCCGGCGCGAGGCTCAGGCCCCGGGCTCCTGGAACCCGTCCTCCAGGCAGGCCAGCAGCCGGTCCAGTTCGGCAGCGGGGTCCAGCTCCGGCTGGTTGGCCCAGCGCAGCATGACGTCCATCATGATCCCGAAGATCGCGCCGCTCAGCGCCCGCACCGGAGCGTCCGAAGGACCGGCCCCGGTGCGCTCCGCGACCAGCTCGGCGAGGGTCCGCAGCGTCTGCTTCACGTTGCCCAGACTCGCCGACCACAGCTCGGGCACGGTCACCATCAGGATGTCGCGGTCGCGCTGGGTGCTCATCTCCGTGGCCGAGAGGCCCTCCAGAGTGCTGTACAGGGCGCGGCGCATGGCCTGGACGGGGGGCAGCTCGGGCGGCTGCGCGCGGAAGGCCTGTACGAAGAACGTCTCGTCGTCGGAGACGACCAGGTCCTCCTTGGTGGCGAAGTAGCGGAACACGGTGCTCGCCGAGACCTCGGCGGCCTCGGCGATCTGCTCGATCGTCGTCGCCTCGTAGCCCTGGTCCCGGAACAGCCGCAGGGCCTCCTGCTGGATGGCTGCCCGGGTCTTGGCCTTCTTGCGCTCCCGCTGGCTGATCTTCCCCGGATGCTCGCCGGTCCCTTGCGTCGGTTTCAGGTTGGACACGCTCATGCTCCACATTCTCCAGGCTCTCCGGCGGCCGGCCGGTCACGGCTGTGCCGCGCCCGGCCGCGTGCGGCGGTGGCAGCGAGGAGGAGTTCTCATCTCCTCAAAGTGCTAGTAGGCTATCAATTGAAAGTCGACTCCTAAAAGAAGGTTGCCTGTCATGAGGCTCGCTCTTTACCGGCTGGGGCGCGCGTGCTTCCGGCGACGACGCCTGGTCTCGTTACTCTGGGTGGCTGCCGTCGTCGTCGTGAGCGTCGCCGGCGCGCTGCTGTCCAGGCCCACCGTGGACTCGCTCTCCATCCCGGACACGGAGTCGCAGCAGGCCATCGACCTGCTGGACGAGCGCTTCCCGGAGGCCTCGGCCGAGGGCGCGGTGGCGCGCGTCGTGTTCGCCGCGCCGGAGGGCGGGAAACTGGACCGACCCGACTACCGGCAGGCGATCGGGCGGGTCCTCAGCGAGGTGCGTGACCTGCCGGACGTGGCCGACGTGACCGACCCGTTCGAGGACAAGGCCGTCTCGCCGGACGGGCGCATCGCCTACGCGCAGGTGGCCTACTCGGTCCCCAGGAACGATCTGGCGGACAAGGACCGTGAGGCGCTGCTGGACACGGCCGAGCCGGGGACGCGGGCCGGACTGGCCGTGGAGTTCGGCGGCGAGGCCGCCCAGCCGCGGCCCGGCCAGGGCGCGGGCGAGCTCATCGGACTCGCGGCCGCGGCCGTCGTCCTGTTCGTGACCTTCGGCTCGTTCGTCGCCGCGGGACTCCCGCTGCTCGCGGCCATGCTGGGTGTCGTCTTCAGCCTCAGCATGATCGAGCTGAGCACCCGATTCACGGACCTCAACTCGGACACGACCGCGCTCGCGCTGATGCTCGGCCTCGCCATGTCCATCGACTACGCCATGTTCGTGGCCTTCCGCTACCGGGAGGAACTGCGGGCCGGCGAGGATCCCGAGCACGCCATCGGCACGTCCGTGACCACGGCCGGCGCCGCCGTCCTGTTCGCCGGGCTCACCACCGCCATCGCGCTCGCCGGTCTGGTCGTCGTCGGCATCCCGATCCTCACCCAGGTCGGCCTCGCCGCCGCGTTCGCCGTCGTCGTGTCCACCCTGGTGGGCCTGACCCTCGTGCCCGCTCTCCTCGGCTTCCTCGGCCGGCGCATCCACGGCCGGCGCGCCGCCCACGTCCAGGACAAGGCGGCACTCGCCGAGGTCTACGAGGAGGCGCAGCACCGTGCGCAGGGCTACCGGGCCGACGGGAAGCCGACGTTCGGCATGCGCTGGGTGCGGCTGGTCATCCGCCGGCCCGTCCTGTTCTCCCTCGCCTCCGTGGTCGTGCTGGGCATCCTGGCGGTGCCCGCGCTCGACCTGCGGCTCGGGCTGCCCGACGACAGCGCCGAGCCGGAGAGCTCGACCTCGCACCAGGCGTACGACCTGCTGACCGAGGGTTTCGGGCCCGGGTTCAACGGGCCGCTGACCGTGGTCGTCGACACCGCGAAGAGCGGCAAGGACGCCAGGGCCACGGCGGAGAGCATCGGGCAGGAGCTGTCCGGCATCCGCGGCGTGGCGGACGTGAGCCCGCCGGTGCCCAACAAGGCCGGCGACGCCGCGGTGATGACCGTGGTGCCCGGCAGCGGTCCCACGGCGGCCGAGACGGAGGAGGTCGTGGACGACATCCGGGCGGCGGTGAAGGACACCCGGACGTCCGGCGAGGCGGACGTCGCCGTCACCGGTCAGACCGCGATCAACATCGACATGTCGAAGCGGATCGCCGACACGCTGCTGCCCTACCTGCTGATCGTCGTCGGGTGCGCGTTCCTGCTGATGATCGTCATCTTCCGGTCGATCCTGGTGCCCCTGAAGGCGACCCTGGGCTTCCTGCTCAGCCTCGCCGCCACGTTCGGGGCGCTCGTCGCGGTGTTCCAGTGGGGCTGGCTGAACGACCTGCTCGGCATCCACTCCACCGGCATCATCGTGAACCTGCTCCCCGTCATCGTCATCGGCCTGTCGTTCGGACTGGCCGTGGACTACGAGATGTTCCTCGTGACCCGGATGCGGGAGGAGTACGCCCGCGGGAACACACCGGAAGAAGCCATCGTCAAGGGCTTCATGCAGAGCGCCAGAGTCGTCACGGCCCTGGCCCTCATCATGATCAGCGTGTTCGCGGGCTTCATCCTGGCCGACGCGGATCTGACGAAGTCCTTCGGATTCGCCCTCGCCGTCGCGGTGTTCCTCGACGCGTTCGTCCTCCGCGTGACCATCGTGCCCGCCGTGATGGCGCTCTTCGACCGGGCCGCCTGGTGGCTGCCGCAGTGGCTGGAGCGCAGGCTGCCCCACCTCGACATCGAGAAGTCGGACATCGCACCGCCGGAGACCGAGCGCGAAGTCGGGGAGGACGCCGCCACGCGCACCTGAACCCGGCCGGACACACGGCAGCGGCCCCCGCGGGTGCGGGGGCCGCTGTACGGCCGGGCTGCCTCGCCCGTCCGCAACCCTCAACCCTTCTTCTTACGGGCCCCCTTCATCCGGTTCTGGCCGAAGCCCGGGGCCTTCTCCTCGTCGTACGACGCGCGCGTCTCCAGCACGGTGTACGGCAGCGGGCGATGGCCCGCCGTGAGATACCGGTCCCAGTCCACGCGGGCCAGACCGGCCTCGCCCGAACCATCGGCCTCCCCGGCGGCCGGCAGCGGAAGCAGCGCGTCCAGCATCTCGCCGCCGGGCGCCGGGTACACCCCGGCCTCGGCGAACGCGACGGCCGGCGCCTCGTCCGACTCGTCGACGGACTCCAGCCACGGCCCCCAGGCCGCGGCGACCACAGGCAGGCCGGCCTGCCGGTGATGCCTGGCCAGCGCGGTCAGGAACGCGTCGGCCGCAGACCCCACGACCGTGCCGGCCCGGCCGGGCAGCGACACGACCGACGTGGACAGCACGAAGAAGTCCGTACCGCCCGTGAGGCCGACGTCTGTGAACCGCCGCGTCAGCTCCACGGGACCGCGCAGGGCACCGGCGAGTTCCGCGCCGAACCGCGCCCCGTCCAGCTCGTCCAGCCCCCCGCCGGCGACCGGCTGCGGCAGCAGCAGCACGCCACGCAGTGGTGGCCGGCCATCGGCGCACAACTCGGCGAGCCGGGCCACGTCCGCAGCCGAGGACAGGTCGACGGCCACGTGCTCCAAGCGCTCGATACCCGCATGACCGGTCGTTCGTGCGCCTGCCAGGTCACCCCGCTCCGATTCCGCACCCGCCAGCACCACCGAACGGGCACCCCGCGCGGCCAGCCACTCCAGTGCCGCCGCCGCGTGTCGCGTATCGCCGCCGGCCACCAGGTACGTGGCGTCCGGCCGCAGGGCGAGTCGCTCACCGCGGTCCGCCGGGGCCGGCCGCCGCTCCAGACGGGCCTCGAACCAGCGCCCGCCGCGCACGGCCAGCCTGCCCGCGCCCGGCAGCCGCATCACCTGGCCGAGCAGGGACACCACCGTGGGCGGGTCCTCCGCCGGGTCGAGGTCCACCTGCGCGCACGGCAGCTCCGGGTGTTCCCACACCAGGGACGTGAACAGCGCCGTCAGCGGAGCCTGCGCCGGGTGTGGCGGCCCGCCCGCGAGTCCGGCCGCCGCGCCCGCCGAGCACAGCACGATCCGCGGCGTCTGCTCCGCGTACTCCTGGAGGAACCCCCGCACGAGTGCCAGCGTCCTGCCGCCGCGGCGGCACGCGGCGTCCAGTGGGTCATCGGCGCCCGAGGCGGGCTCGCGCGCATCACCCGCGTCGTGCACGAGCAGCCCGGCCACCGTGACGCCCCGCTCCCGCAGTTCCGCGAACGTCTTTCCCACGACGTCCGGGTCGCCGGTGCCGACCGGCACGGTCTCCGTGCCGTCACGCCCCTCGGCGTCCTCGCCGGCCAGCGCGACCGCGGGCACGCCGAACAGCGCCAGTTCATCGCACCAGGCGGCGGCCCGCTCCGGGTCGTCGCTGAACACCAGCCAACTGCCGGTGCCGCCGCCGATGGCGCCCGGGCGACCGTCCTCGGCGAGAGCGTGCCACACCACTTCGTGCCGCTCCAGCGGCGCCTCCGCCAGCCCTGCCGGCTCCCTGCCGGCCATCGGCCGCAGCCGCAGCCCCTGCACGGCCGCCAGTCGCACGCCCTCCCCGGACAGCACGACCGCGTCGGCCGCTCCGTCAGCGCCGTGCCGCACGCGCAGCCACACCACCTCGGACGGCGGACCGGACACCTCCAGCCGGTCCACGGACACCGGCGTGCGCGGGCCGGAGCCGGACAGCGCGGCGAGCTGAACGGCCGCTTCGAGCACCGCGGCCCACCGCGACCACCCGCTCGGCCCCGTCGGCACGTCGGCCGTGCCCACCAGGGCCACGGCCTCGTCACCGCCGAGCCACACCCGTCGCAACACCCGCAGCGGCTCCGCGTAGTCGCTGCCCTGCCGCCACAGCCGCCGGTAGACCTCCGCGACGTCCAGTTCGGCCAGACCCTCGGGCAGCGACTCCGGGTCGACCCGGTCCGGTGCGGGCCGGGTCACGGCCGGGACGACCGTCGCGCCGCCCCTCTCGGCCCATCGGCCGCCGCCCGTGCCCGGCCCCTTGACGAACGCCCGTACCCGGTGCCCGTCGCCGCTGTCCTCCCGGGAGGTCTGGAGGGCGACCGGGGTGCCGGACGCGGCGCTCACCGTGCCGGGCAGGCGTATGCCGGTGAGCGTCCACGCCGAGTCGGGGGACCCGTGCCGGGCCGCCGCCAGCAGCCACTCCAGCCGCGCCCCGGCGGGCAGCACCGGCGTGCCGTACAGCTGTTGCCCGAACACGCCCGCCACCTGCCCCGGCGTCAGCTGCTGCGTGAAGGACTGCCCCGTGGCGTCCACCAGGTCCAGGGCGGTGCCCAGCAGCGGATGCGGCGGAGCGGCGACCACGGAGACCTGCGGCTCGGGCGGAACCAACCAGCAGCGCACCTTCTGGTAGGGGTACGTCGGCAGATCCACCCGGCGCGCTCCACGGCCCTCGAACGCCTGGGACCAGTCGATGGCGACGCCGTCGGTGTGCAGTTCCCCGAGGGCCGACAGCAGTGCCTGCCCGGGGGGCCGTCCGCCGCCGGGCACACTGGCCAGAAGCAGGGGCCGGCCCGGCTCGCCGAAGCCGGCGGCACTGCGGCCGGCCGGACCGGTGAGGTCACCGGACAGGTCCAGCCCGACCAGCCGTGTCACACCGTCCGTCCGCAGGCGGCGCACCCCGTCCAGGAAGCGGGTGGGCCCGCGCAGGTGATCCAGCCAGTGCTCGGCGGACCGCAGTTCGGCCGGCTCCACCGGCTGTCCGGTCACCGTGGACAAGAGAGGCACCTCCGGCTCACGGAAGGCCAAACCCGCGACGATGGCGCGCAGTTCGGCCAGCGCGGCCTGTTCGTCGTCCGGTGAGAGCAGCAGCCGTGCGGGGCGCGGGGCACCCGTCGCCCGGCCGTGTGCGCGCCAGTGGGCGGCGACCCGTGCCACGGCTCCGGCGTCGCCGGAGACGACCGTCGTGCCCGGTTCGTCGACCGCGGCCACGGCGGCACCGACCTGCTCCTGGCTGCCGGACAGCGCGGCGCGGACCTCGTCCTCGGTGGCCCGCACCCACACCGATGCGCCCGGCCCCGTGGCCACCCGCTCGGTGATCCGGCCCAGCGCCGTCACGAGGGCGGCGCCGTCCGCCAGTGACAGGGCGCCCGCCGCGTACGCCGCGGCCACCTCACCGGCACCGTGTCCGAGCGTGGCGTCCGGTCGTACCGCGAACGCCGTCAGCAGCCGGTGCAGCGCGGTGTTCAGCGCGAACGCCACGGCCTGCCCCACCACGGTCGGCTCGGCGCACGCCGGTCCGGGCTCGCGTACCGCCGCTCGGACCTCCGGCCCGAGCAGGCCCGCCAGGTGTTCCGTCACCTCGTCGAGCGCCTCCGCGAACGCCGGGAACGCCTCGTACAGGCCGCGTGCGGTGCGCGGTCCCTCCGCGTCGGC from Streptomyces chartreusis NRRL 3882 harbors:
- a CDS encoding MMPL family transporter, with product MRLALYRLGRACFRRRRLVSLLWVAAVVVVSVAGALLSRPTVDSLSIPDTESQQAIDLLDERFPEASAEGAVARVVFAAPEGGKLDRPDYRQAIGRVLSEVRDLPDVADVTDPFEDKAVSPDGRIAYAQVAYSVPRNDLADKDREALLDTAEPGTRAGLAVEFGGEAAQPRPGQGAGELIGLAAAAVVLFVTFGSFVAAGLPLLAAMLGVVFSLSMIELSTRFTDLNSDTTALALMLGLAMSIDYAMFVAFRYREELRAGEDPEHAIGTSVTTAGAAVLFAGLTTAIALAGLVVVGIPILTQVGLAAAFAVVVSTLVGLTLVPALLGFLGRRIHGRRAAHVQDKAALAEVYEEAQHRAQGYRADGKPTFGMRWVRLVIRRPVLFSLASVVVLGILAVPALDLRLGLPDDSAEPESSTSHQAYDLLTEGFGPGFNGPLTVVVDTAKSGKDARATAESIGQELSGIRGVADVSPPVPNKAGDAAVMTVVPGSGPTAAETEEVVDDIRAAVKDTRTSGEADVAVTGQTAINIDMSKRIADTLLPYLLIVVGCAFLLMIVIFRSILVPLKATLGFLLSLAATFGALVAVFQWGWLNDLLGIHSTGIIVNLLPVIVIGLSFGLAVDYEMFLVTRMREEYARGNTPEEAIVKGFMQSARVVTALALIMISVFAGFILADADLTKSFGFALAVAVFLDAFVLRVTIVPAVMALFDRAAWWLPQWLERRLPHLDIEKSDIAPPETEREVGEDAATRT
- a CDS encoding type I polyketide synthase, with amino-acid sequence MPDEEKLQKYLRKVTAELQQARRRLAAAESQSQEPIAVLGIGCRFPGGVRSPEDLWDLVDSGGDAVGGLPAGRGWQAGSALDGVNAGFIHGVEEFDPYFFGLDPVEAAAMDPQQRLLLETTWEAFERAGIDPVAARGSRTAVYAGVQFGGYPLLMREAPPPQVLDHLGLGNSVGAASGRLAYQFGLLGGAVTVDTQCTSSIVALHLAVKALRNGECALALAGGACVMSLPTVLMDFHRRSLLAPDGRSKSFAAAADGVSLAEGAGMLLLERLSDARRNGHPVMAVIRGTAINQDGATNGIISPSGRAQERVIRAALADGRVTADSVDAVEGHGVGATLGDGVEVTSLLSTYGQERPAGRPLLLGSVKSNIGHTQTVGAVAGIVKLVMALRNERLPRTVHVDGPTPHADWSSGTVRLLTEPEPWRRGERVRRAGLTCLTLSGTNGHLILEEPPADEPAARPANPERTVPLVLSAKSPTALREQAERLRATITAAEPVDVGHSLHTTRSSFRHRAVVLGTGREELAAGLDALAGDRTADGLVRGVARAQGQTALLFGGAGDGTSGDRPADAEGPRTARGLYEAFPAFAEALDEVTEHLAGLLGPEVRAAVREPGPACAEPTVVGQAVAFALNTALHRLLTAFAVRPDATLGHGAGEVAAAYAAGALSLADGAALVTALGRITERVATGPGASVWVRATEDEVRAALSGSQEQVGAAVAAVDEPGTTVVSGDAGAVARVAAHWRAHGRATGAPRPARLLLSPDDEQAALAELRAIVAGLAFREPEVPLLSTVTGQPVEPAELRSAEHWLDHLRGPTRFLDGVRRLRTDGVTRLVGLDLSGDLTGPAGRSAAGFGEPGRPLLLASVPGGGRPPGQALLSALGELHTDGVAIDWSQAFEGRGARRVDLPTYPYQKVRCWLVPPEPQVSVVAAPPHPLLGTALDLVDATGQSFTQQLTPGQVAGVFGQQLYGTPVLPAGARLEWLLAAARHGSPDSAWTLTGIRLPGTVSAASGTPVALQTSREDSGDGHRVRAFVKGPGTGGGRWAERGGATVVPAVTRPAPDRVDPESLPEGLAELDVAEVYRRLWRQGSDYAEPLRVLRRVWLGGDEAVALVGTADVPTGPSGWSRWAAVLEAAVQLAALSGSGPRTPVSVDRLEVSGPPSEVVWLRVRHGADGAADAVVLSGEGVRLAAVQGLRLRPMAGREPAGLAEAPLERHEVVWHALAEDGRPGAIGGGTGSWLVFSDDPERAAAWCDELALFGVPAVALAGEDAEGRDGTETVPVGTGDPDVVGKTFAELRERGVTVAGLLVHDAGDAREPASGADDPLDAACRRGGRTLALVRGFLQEYAEQTPRIVLCSAGAAAGLAGGPPHPAQAPLTALFTSLVWEHPELPCAQVDLDPAEDPPTVVSLLGQVMRLPGAGRLAVRGGRWFEARLERRPAPADRGERLALRPDATYLVAGGDTRHAAAALEWLAARGARSVVLAGAESERGDLAGARTTGHAGIERLEHVAVDLSSAADVARLAELCADGRPPLRGVLLLPQPVAGGGLDELDGARFGAELAGALRGPVELTRRFTDVGLTGGTDFFVLSTSVVSLPGRAGTVVGSAADAFLTALARHHRQAGLPVVAAAWGPWLESVDESDEAPAVAFAEAGVYPAPGGEMLDALLPLPAAGEADGSGEAGLARVDWDRYLTAGHRPLPYTVLETRASYDEEKAPGFGQNRMKGARKKKG
- a CDS encoding TetR/AcrR family transcriptional regulator gives rise to the protein MSVSNLKPTQGTGEHPGKISQRERKKAKTRAAIQQEALRLFRDQGYEATTIEQIAEAAEVSASTVFRYFATKEDLVVSDDETFFVQAFRAQPPELPPVQAMRRALYSTLEGLSATEMSTQRDRDILMVTVPELWSASLGNVKQTLRTLAELVAERTGAGPSDAPVRALSGAIFGIMMDVMLRWANQPELDPAAELDRLLACLEDGFQEPGA